The genomic DNA GGAGACCCGGGGGCAAGAAGGGAGTAAAGATGTGCgcgagatgggattgaaatGGGGTCgaaagggagaggaaggatgagaaggcaGGATGAAGACTGTCCGATGCTTGCTTCCCGATAGAAAAGTTCTCAAACAGTGATGAAGCACGCTGAAAATGGCATTCCTGCttttgatgattgtgagaCTGATAAATGCTGATTTTCCCTCGACTCTCCAGGCCAACGACGACCCAGACGTACACGGTATAATGGTCTACTACCCAATCTACGGCGGACGACAAGATCAATATCTGCAATCTGTCGTCTCACCTCAGAAGGATGTCGAAGGTTTAAATCATCAATTCTTGTTCAACTTGTATCACAAGTGGGTGTTTGCTTTCTCATCACAATCTGAAATTATATTTTCATGTACCGTCCTACTGGCTATACAACATGGCATATCCATATCGTCTCACTGCGTTATACTGCTGACCTTGTATCGCAGTATTCGATTTATCTCCCCTCTAACACTCCGACCCATtccctcatcccatctcccaaCTCCACTAACCACCAAAACCCCTAAATCCAACGAAGAGGTTGTCCCTGAGGGAACCGTCAAATCGATCTTACCCTGTACACCACTGGCCATTGTCAAAGTTCTAGAACATATCGGAGTATACAACAAAATGTTAGAATACGGTGATAGAGCTAGAGGGAAAGTGATCACCGTCATAAATAGATCGGAGGTCGTTGGTAGACCTTTGGCAGCTTTGTTGGCGAATGATGGTGCGAGGGTGATCAGTGTGGATATTGGCTGTGAGTGTTTTatcatcatttcttcttgaataAATGCATTGTGTGCTGGGGAAAGTATCCGTCCTTGTTAATCAATTATCATGTCCTGTGCCGACCCAAATCTGATTCTTTGTGAATCGAAGGAGGTACTATCATTGCAAGCTCCATgctgattttttttttcccaCCTCTCACTTAGCAATCGTCGAATTCTCCAAAAGaccttccacatccaccaccacctccaaatTCAACCCTCATCACATCACTACCCCCTTACCGGAATTCACCTTGGCTCAGGCATTGTCAATCTCAGATGTGGTCATTTCGGCTGTACCCGTAGCTTCGTACAAGGTTCCAACGAAGGATCTGAAAGATGGTTGTATCTGTGTGAACGTGGCTGGTGAGAAGAACTTTGAAGCGGATGTGagagagagggtgagtgattaACTTTTTGGCTATTTTTGAAGAGTGGTAAAACGGTGTAGATGAGGGAGTTCATGGTTCTGCATAgaatggaaaagaagaaacttGCAACTACGAAGAATTCAAGGAGGAAAAATCGAGCGAGATTAGATGTTTATGGAATGATCAAACGCATAAACagaatgatcgattgatactGACTTTTCATCATGTTTCAGGCATCAATCTACGTTCCTTCGGTGGGTATGATGACGATTGCAATGTTACAGAGAAACCTTTTGAGATTATGCGGCTATCAAGATATGATCAAGTCTGCTGGGTTGTAGTGTTAGATATGATTAGATGTATATCAGCGGaaattgtgattgtgattgtgttGTTCTAGATGAATGAATATCAATTCAGATAGAAAGAGTTACCTCTCAATATAGATGAATGTTGCTGCATGCTTCGGCCTATGTCAAGGAAGGGGTGTGGATTAGAGTGTTTATTTGGTCATAACGAATATCAACGAAGTGGATTAAATTGTATGGATTATCGTCCATGGAATTTTTACATCTTGTTCAAATCTGTTCTACTCAGCATAAACCTAGAATAGGGTTTGACTCCCGCAACATGTGATTCATGCTCCATCATAATACCTTACCATCAATGTGTCAAGTTATGGTGTGTAAATTACAGAGCAAACTTACTCGggcagatcatcatctgtaTAACCAAACACAATTCCACCATCTCACTGCGACCTATACTTGCACTTCCTGGTACTAGAGCTAGATCAAGAGAAGCGTGAGGTGTTGTATGTTGTACTTACAGTATCCCGATGCCCAAGGATATCAAGTTTGTTATCATCAAACCATGATTGTCGGTGGTTAAAAAGTTGAATAGGCAGATCGATTGGATAGGGGGGAAACGAAGGACTATGATGTCTGATAAATTAGATCACAGTGAATCTCtatatttttttttttgtctTCACAACATCATGTAATTCGTATACTGGTTCTGCCTACCAGGCAGGGTCCTTGAAGTACAGCCCCTCTGATACATAATCgatacatctcatctctaTATGACTGATAAATTACAAAATGCGATCTAATCTttctatcatcccatttccaaATCTACCTCTTAacaactcatcatccctcaatCCCCTAATCAGACtttccaacttctctctctgTCCCACATTCAATTTATTCATCACACCACCATCTTGATTcgtttttctctttttccttatcttctcatcctgagattgagatagctcatcatccatcttgacAGGTAAAGATACCAGATATTCCAACTCATATACAAGACTCTCAAATACGAATTGTCCCGAATTCGAATTGAGAGCCGAAGCGTAACTCAACGATCGTTTGAGTGAATCATCCGTTTGGGGAGATAATAATTTTTTCGGATGACCGAACAGACTCTCCAGTAAGGTATATCCACCTGTCGACGACGTTGATAAAGCCAATAGAAGAGGTACGAATCCGGCTAAATCGccattttgattgatttcaaCCTGTTCCAGCACAATGTCCAaacatccctctcttcctctcatcgCCACTTCTGCATCCAACGAATCCAACAACGTCTTTTCCCATCCTGCCGGAGCGAGGTCGAGCTGGCTTACAAGGTTCAGAGCGCCTTTAAGATCGATCTCTGAAGTAGGTAAGGAAGCGTTCAATCCTAATGAATCGAGTTTGGCGCGTATTCCAACTAAGTCGAAATTGGAAGATTCAAATACCGGTGTCAAGCCGCTATTAGGACTGAGAAGTTCGTTAAGCCCTTTGGAGTTGACACGTATGAGTGCTTCGGGGCATGAATGGCCGAGGATCAGATCCTGTAGAACTACCAGGTGGATAGCTGATAGAAGTCTGGTAAATCATATATTATCAGTCATTTTATCGAGATCTAAGCATTATATTGAAGCTTACCCCTgtctcttgatctctttaCACAACCACGCTACTACACCACCAAGGCACCAACTCAACAAAGGTTGTGAGAAATATGAGAGACCGCTGTGGAGCGTATCGAGGTCTATCTGAGAGGCTGTTACTGCCGCTACGGCTTGTTGAATAAGTGTAGGTGATAGTTTGTATAGCTTTTGAGGTGGAGTGGCAAGTAGGATGGCATCTTCTATGCCGTCTGAGCCGAACTGTCAAGTTACAAATAGGATATTAGCGCCGGATACATGCTTATAGCGGAATGCTGAGGTCCATTTCGAGCCGAGTGCGACGCATCGTGTTTGCATGTCCGACTCGCAGAGAGAATTCGTTAAGTGTTGTCATAAAACaaactcaactcacaataGCTTTGACCCATCCGTCCATACATTCCTTactctcctcatccaaaTGACTAAAACTGATCGCacatcttacatcttctaataaaggaggtaaaggtaacTATCCCGaccaacaatcaatcacatcagatcagctcagaCCTTGACAATGAAATCGTTaggatagctgatatacctggTGATGAGCTACAAAAGCTTCTATCAACGCAACGCCCTCACCAAATCTTGTCAAACTTCCTTGCGGATCATCATTCCTACTTTGTTCGTCCACTCCAAGATCCAATAATCGCTCTTGCATCAGGTCCAACAACGCCAGGGGACTTATCTGAGTGGTCAGACAAGCTAGTAGACCAGGCTGCGAAGCTATGTAGTTGAATATATTTTCTGGTGGAGGAGTGACAGGGCACGATTCGATAATTTGCGTGACTTCCTTGGAAAATGTCGAAGATGCTCCGAAGGAATATTGGATGGTGTGAACTAAGGAAGGTAGGTGAGGATGGGATTCGGAAGAGAGTCGATTCTGATGGGAAGCAGACTCGTCAGCTAGATCCATGTCTAACACGGATAGACCAGCTCACTGTTAAGGATTCTCCCGGTGAGAACGTATAGATATTCACGCCAGGAGCGATGGCTGATCCTTGTTCATGATTGATTATTCCTACCTGGGCAAATTTCGATAACAGAGTTTCTTGCAGAGATAGTAGATGCCTAAGCAgtcatccatcatcagctttgtgCTCTTCAGAGTGAATAGAAGCTAGAAGgagctgactcaccatccttcGAGAGGTGTGAATGtacttccatcatcctcgttctcAGCTTGTTGTACTAGGTTACTATACCTCTGCGATAGTTGCTCGGAAAACGTCTGCATCGACGGTGAGAGTGATTGGAACAGTGTTGATAAAACGTTTGATGGGTCGTCCTGCGGGAAAGACATTAAAGggatcagctgatattccgTCAATTATGTCCATCGGTCTATCGAAGTGTGACTTACGGgaaaaccaaaatcatctATACGATTGTCTTTCCACCATTTCAAGAGATTACTAacatcttccaccactaTTCTCCAATGTTCGGCACATTGTAAAGTATCCACATTCGATCCCACCAAACCTTGTATTGTAACTTCCAATAACACCCTTAACAATTCCTCCGCATCATTCGTTATCTGCTTTCCGACCCTGACCAAAGCTCTATATCGCTCTTtgaaatcatccatcgtcGTTGTCGTCGAGCTACCTGATCTCTTGATACTCATCCGCTTGATATACTCCAATAAGAATATTATCGTTTGTCTCAAGGGTAATTtactttcacctttcctAATATCTTGAGATGTACTCGCATTCTGAGTATTATCATCACCCATTTGTATATCTTGGTTTGGCTGTTGGTGCTGTTGGTTCGCTTGAACCATCAAATCTTGATTATCCAAATCTGTCATCAAACCACTCAACAGTCCTCTTAGGTGGGTACCTATCTCTTCCGGTAGACTAGGCAATAGTTGGCCAGCTTCCAGACCTACATCCAAAGTTGGTGAAGGGAAAGCAGAAAGGACCGAGATGAACTTTGATAGATAACCTACAAGGGATGATATTGAATTTGGCGAGTTGGTCGAAGATATACGTAAGAGCGGTAAGAGGAGGGATAAAGTTGAaatttgattctgatcttgtACAACGCTtgtagatgtggatggaCCAACGTCAGGCTGAATCCTGAGCTCGCTGGTGAAAGGCGATAAGAGAGATGGTATGGGTCGATCTAAACCTGTAGGATGGGTTGAGAGGATATTGGTTATTGAtattattgatgatattgatggtaAGTCATGATTGTGTATATAGAATAAAAGATGGATAAACATCGTTCTTGAGGTGATAAGTGTTGTATTTGATAATAGGTGAGATAGGTATGAGAGTATCAGGGAGGGCGGTGAAGGGACGAGGTAAGGTAGGATGGCAGCTGGAACAGGTCATCAGCTGGAAGTAACGTCAGCCGAGCCCTAGTGAACATACCTGATATGCTATCATCCACATTCTGAGTTTCGCTCGTCTCGAGAAATCGCGATCGTATGAGCTTAGTAAACTATTCGACGCAAcatgaagaaagatcagcTATGAGCTTTCAAATGACGATTATATAAACTTGCTCACCTTCTTGGGAGGAAGAGCTCGAGCGTAAGCTCTCCCTATGAGCTCCGGCAGACTCAAATCCTCATGTGCCATTGTGTCCCATTTCCTGTTTGGCCCTGTCTGTTCTATACCTGTATACAGAATATATGCGTATCTGAAGATTGTCGAAATCGATATGAAATCGGTTCGAATAATTGTTGACAGAAACGAGCAACTAGTCGACTGCCCCGCACTTCGCATTTGGCGGACATGGCCGCAATCTCCTTTACGCTAAGACATCGCCCACAGTACTCGTCATGTCATTCATCTAggttcatctcctttctctttctgcaTCTGCATTGATATCAAGCATAACAAGACTTTCCAAGATGGCAGCCACGACGAGTAACCCGAAAGATAGGAACTTGCTAGCGGTGATAGGAGATGAGGTGGGTAAATGCAATCAGCTTGCCGTCATGAACAGAGTGGATATCCGCTGATGGGTACCGAATTGAATAGGACTCGGTAACGGGTTTGTTGTTGGCCGGAATTGGTCATGtagatcagaatcagaagaagaatttcttgatcgttgatgCCAGTGAGTAGGATGTGTTCTTCCCTGGGCATATCGTGTGCTCCATGTCAGCTGCTCGAGTCTATGGAAATCGGACAATGATGAGTATAGCTGATGACTGTTTTATCACCCGCAGAAACTCAAACAAGTGTAATCGAATCTGCTTTTCAAGATTTTACTGAACGTAAAGATGTTGCTATCTTACTTATCAATCAACATGTGAGTGGATCTCTGTCCTACTAAACCTAGGCTGTTTCGATGTCCACCACTACACCTCCAGAAAGCGAAAAATGAAGGATAACTGATCCACGTTGTATAAATCTTACTGAATGTAGATCGCCGAGAAAATACGACCCACTGTGGATAGGTATCAGGCTGCTTTCCCTGCGCTGTTAGAAATCCCAAGTAAAGAACATCCGTATGGTGAGTGCAGACATCTTTTCTCCATTGGGATTATATGTTATCAATACGAGAGAGGGACGCAAGGTGTAGCTTCCTCGCTCTATAGGTGTTCAAAGAGAATTGAGGAGATAGCTGGGTCATAATCGGTGAAAGAAGGCAGGAGGACAGTAGCATTCAACGACAATGAAGTGGGAAGACTCACTTTCATAGTCAGAGACAGGATGAGAATGCGGATCAAGGGTAGACCAGTAACTGGAAGAGAGGTCACTTTGCGACACCAGCAGAACCCACACCTCCTTCACGCCATACGAGTACACCCGCAATGATTGCTGACCAACCTGCTCTCACTACAGACCCTGCAAAAGACTCTGTTCTCAAGCGAGTACAGAAATTGCGAGGAGATTAATCGAACGTATCCATACTTCTGCCTCCTACCGCTTTCCCGATAGCCTACCtatacttcctcctctctgGTCCAAACAATTAGACCAGCAGATACGGATGATTTGTATTCTTAGATGTGTGACATGCATTGAAATGAGAGAAGTTACGGTACGACACCCCCCTATCGGTTCTCGGACCGCCACAAGGAAGCTGTGTCACGTGGTACACCATGTCTCGCGCGTGTTGACAGGGATAAGCTTTCAGCTAGAACACCCAGCTTTAAATGGAGCACGTGTATAAGGACAACCGCTGAAATCGGAAAGTAGTAGTGCCAGTGTAGTGTTGTGTGTTGTGACGTTTTTGGGCAAGTGGtaatggatgggatgggatggatggtgatgggttATCCCGGTTGGTGTATGGTGCTATCATTTCATTCCTCGTCAAGAATTATtgttcatcaccatcatcactactCTGTCCGTATCATACCACATATAGTCACTTTCACAGCTCGATACACCACTGCTATCACAGGTCTGACAGCTAAGCAAGCTAGCTAGctagctgatatacccagCCCAGCCAAGCTCAAAGCTCAAAGCTCCGACCAAAACCGATCCTCATCGTTCCCCCGTCCTTCCTTGGCTTGTTGCCAATCCTCATCGGCCACCATCATGTCGCTCACATCTCCTCACCAACCTGCTCAACCGCTGGCCCCTCAGCGCTCCCCCTCGCTCTCTCCCGAGAAAGAGCTACCGGCACCACGAAAGACATCTTCCCCCttatcttccccttcatcgATAGCTCGTGGAAATGATCTACCGATAGATCCAGACGCGGACCTAGACGCTGCACCTGAGATCAGAAGTCCAGCTACGAGCTCTACATTGCCTCtgacggatgatgaggaagaggaggaacagccggatgatggtgatgaagatagtGAGctcaccgaagaagaagaagaggaggaggaagaggaagaagaggaaggtgtaAGACTCGATAATCGGACAGGTACTATCAGACGATCCATCTCTAGTgaatcaaggtgagtactaCTTGTCtcttgatgatttggatgttAAGCTGAGAGCTTATAATTTCATGGCGAATAGGTCGCATAGAGAAGATTCACAAGCTTCTACAGCGTCCCTCACCCCTCCCCCAAGCGATAAATCCATAACGCCTTCGCCCCAACCTTCACCTAAGATCACGTTGAAACTGAATGCTCCTCGTGTTGACGATAGTCAAGATGAAGCGAATGCCGACGATAGCGAACGGGAaggggacgaagatggtgatgttgagaatgaggatgacgaagatggcGATGTGACTATGAGGGCTGAACCGACTAATGTAGAAGAATCGGATAGCGCGCTAGAAAAGTCGAAAGATTTACTCGATGAGACCGTGGACGAGGGAGAGACGGAGGATATCAGTTTGAACGATAGCAAAGCGTCTGTTCAGGACGAATCGACATCGACTGAAGATCCGCCTCctgccgaagaagaagaagaagagctggaggaagagaaggaaatgggagagaagattgtaatcgatgaagatgaagttgatgtcGAACCACCCGTCGagattgaagttgaagttgagcAACCtcaggatggagaggaaggagaagaaaatgaGAATCTggcaggtgaagaggaaggtgaaccCATAGATCAAGATGCGGAAGATGAGCAGGAACATGAGGACGTCGAAGAGAACGATCATGATCACGAAGCTGCAGGTAAGATCTcgcctcctcctcatcctccaccgGTTCTTCGTGAGCGGCTATAGCTGATCTGCTGTGACCACAACAGACTCCCCAGCATACCTTACTGTCCCAACTCACGGTAAATCATCGCATTCGACCCATGCGCCTCCCCCGACTACAGCAGCTATGCGTTCGTTAGTTCAGCTAGAACTGAAATTCGCTGCTTTAAGGGATAGACTCTATATCGAGAGGATGGAGGAAGCTgcagcagaggaagagatgatcttgaatggTATGTCATATTCAATTATCCATATATGCGTGGATTACTGAAGAATACTATAGGTACCCACCCTGCTCTCAAATACCTATATAAGACTCTCAGCGATAGACGTGAGAAATTACATGAGGTCGCTTCGCGTCGGCATCAACAGACTTTGGGAGAACTGAAGAGGGTCAGGGAGGCTGAGAAACATTTGATATGGTCTTCTTGGACTGTGAGCATATATCTCCTCCTCAACTCATGTATCTTCTCTGCCTGGGTGTTGATAATTTTTGTGGGGGATATAGGAGGACAGAGATAGACTACATTGGGATGAGTTTGAGCATACTTGGTCAAAGAGACGGAGGTTGGCtagagagaagaatgaaaTCGAGACCCCTCGTATAGGTATGTCGAAGGTCCAATTTCAACATGCGACAACTTAATCGACTTAGCATGGCTAATTTTCTGTACAGTCAAACCAGTACCTAAAGTCGGGCAACCTTCGACCATTAGAGCTTTTGATTGGTCAGCTGGAGCTACGCCTAGTCAGTTGAGTAGGGAGGAAGGGAATCATGATTTGGctttgatggatgtgagttggCTTGTCCCGTATACAttatcatccccttcagCCCTGACCTTTTTTGGTGAATCCTACCGCATACCCACCTTTCGCCTTGACGAGGGGTGAATCACTGACGGATTCATTGTCGTAGCAGCATACTCGGCGTCAGCTCCAATCGACGAGGAATGCCTCTCCAGCCATTTTCGCTCCTCAATACAATGTTgcaggatcatcatcctcgcaGCCTGTCAACGGAGGTACAACGATATATTCTTATCCCCAGACTCAGCAGCAGTCTCACGAATCACATCAACCTCGACATAATTCTACCCCTTCTCTACCGCAACAGCAATCTCAAGCAGCCCATACCAATTATCCTCCTCGGATAGCGAACACATCCAACACTAATGCTAAGTCCTATCAACCGCCTCAGCAAAGCGTTTCAACTcagcagaatcagaatcaacctGTCCAAAGGCGAGAAGGAAGGACGGTACCTACCACGTCGGATTTGTTCGCCGGACCAAGGCGTGATTCATCGGTGCAGAAAGTGAAATCGCCCGAGGAGGAACCTATGAGTCCTATAGGATTGTGGAGCAGGGGTATAAATGGGAATGCCAAAAGGGATGGTAGTTCACCCAAAACTCCTAGCTCGTTAGGTACACCGACGATATCTCATAATCTTCCACCGGGTAATTCGTTAGCTTCCAGTAACACTGGGATAAGACGGGGCTCAACCGGAGCCGGGTCAGGATTAGACAAGAAATCGCCACCTCTATCAGCTGTAAATGAGAGCGGACCGATCCGTTCGAATTCGACTGGCTCAACACAACTTGGACCCAATACGGGTGGTTCTGGTAGTGCGATTCCTGCTCAACCACCTCGATCGAACTCTAACCCTagttcatcgtcatcaacgACGATATCAGCGAATGACAGGTCGGGCTCGGGTATACCACCGAATGCACATGGGAGGGAGAGACCGGATTTCCCAAGTCGGTTCGCTAGCCTAGCCGACTACCTTGCTAGCTCGACTGGTCAACCGGGAAATGGGTTGTTCGGGATGGGTATAGGCCTGGGTGGTATGGGTCTGGGTGTACCTATGGGGGTTGGCAAGGGCATAGGAGGAATGGGAGTCGGTCAGAATAAAGGTAAGTTTCTTGAGCATTGAGACGCGTTTGCTGTTTGTGAAAACAACCTTGACATTTGATCGTCCTCTTTACGGATAAATCCTCTGAGTTTAATCTGATTATATATCGCATAAGAGTATGAGAGGTATATGAGGTGCAGCTGGCTGATTCCTTGGGGCCCCAAATTTTCACAGGTAGATCACCATGTCAAACCTCCAATGGCAATTCCTCACCTTTTGGCACCACCCAATCTGGGAGCTTAGCAGCGGAAAGCAGTAAACCAGCTAAATCGACTTCACCTGTCCCCCCACCTACACTGCCTCCTGCTGGTACGGTTACGACGGCGGGTAcgggtgaaggaggtggtaggtCGTGATGGTATTGTGGTGTGTGGTGGGTACGAATGTAGAAGCCTCACGAGTACATATCTTGTGGTGGAGAATGAGACACCTAGAATTCTCATTATTTTCCTTGTGTCAACCCAGAGTCACAGAGTCAGAGTGTTACCTATATTCTTTTATATGCTTCGCTTCGCCTTCCAACAACGGATCAATCAAAAATCTTAGTGTCAAGTACCTATCGGAACCTTGCTTGTGATACATTCTCTTTGGCTTTTTGTAATGTGTTTGTTTTTTGTTTTAGATTTTCTACAAAGGGGATATACAACATGGTTAATAATATCAATTTTTTCATGAATCGATGTATTGTCTTTTGAAGGTGATATTTTTCATTTGACCTAAGTTCTTGAACGAACGGATGATCCGATGATAGCGATCGTGTCTGATATGTATCTCGCATGAGTATCAAGATTTGATTTCTAGCTTGATATCTGGAATTGATCACACGAATTGAAAGCCCTTAAACATTccatttcccttcttgatATGAAGATTGAACAATGAGTGTCAGCACGTAAGAGACTAACAAGGAGCTCTCCTACGGAGTCAAGATGATTAGTCTCAATTGGTCAAATTGGATCGAGTCAAGAAATCTGTTTATACTGCATCAATCCAATGACAACTTTGAATGATAGTTCTTCATGATTTCATATGTATATCGCTACTAGAACAATGACAGGTGAAATAAAATAGATAAGATAaatagatggatggatggaaaaACACATAACATAGCTATTCCATTCCTTTCCGTattatcttctttttcttctgtTTTCCTGATTTCCTTGCTTCTATCCCATCCACTCCGCTCCACTCAATCCTAATGATGGTCTTGTCACAAGATGGACAGAGTATGAACATTGGAATTCACTAGGACGATCGACCTTACATGCTAACGTGCAAACCTAAACctgccaaagccaagaaTGAAACGGTGTTAAGGGCAGAGGCGATACCGTGGTATAAGGAGAATTTCTTGTTAAGCTTTTGGAGGGTTTCGGAGACCTGTCACAGTATAGAATTATGATCAGTATTTTGTATAAAGTAATTGTGTGaaggatagaagatgaaaatggagATGTGATCGTTTGAAGGAACAGATATAGGAGACACGATTTGGACGTtagggaagagatgatcgatattgaGAATAAGGAGGAACTGTAGTTCTCGCCCAAAAGAGAGCGAGAGAGTTAAAAAGAGAATGACAGGACAATGATAGAACGAGAAACGAGAAGATGCTGGATGGTCACATATGATCTCATGAACTCAAAATTGACACTCACATTAGGCTCATCGTACTCCTTACCTTCCACTCTCTCTTGTCTGTGTCTTTCGAACATGACATCACTAGCCAGGGGAGAGACAACGACGAGGTTAAGTAATTGGGGGACGAGCGATCCGATGATCAACAAGGCTTGGATACCCTCCGGAGAGTTTGTGTGGTGAGGAGGTACTctaggagatgagatgagtcCTGGATGGAACCAGTAGTgagtgaagaggagagtAGAGGTGGcgatggaagagaaagtgaaataGAGAGGTTGGAGTCGCGATTGAAGGGTACCGAATGTTTGTCGAGGGAGGGTCTTGTAAGTTCTGTATCCGGACTGTGGGCGAACCAAGTAAATATAGAAGAGCCAAGGAGGTAGACGGCGGACAGATTAGGCAAATACGGTACGGTTCGAATCGGTTTGATCGAGGCAGGACAATTAGGATCCGATCAAATCGAGATTTGAGATGTAATTCCATCGACATTCGCAGATTTATCATCGAGTGGAAGAGACCAAATTACAATTCAAGAaaacaaggagaagataAATTATAGGAGATCAGCATACATCCTACTTTCTTTTCGATCTTCAATAACCCAACCCCACTCACCACAGTGTTCCAGACGTTTGTACCCAAAGCGGTACCCCAGGTTATAAGGTAAAAACCTTTGACTGTGAATGGCGCAAGAGCGCTTTGGAAGATTGCCATGGTGGtctgatg from Kwoniella mangroviensis CBS 8507 chromosome 1 map unlocalized Ctg02, whole genome shotgun sequence includes the following:
- a CDS encoding V-type proton ATPase subunit F, whose protein sequence is MAATTSNPKDRNLLAVIGDEDSVTGLLLAGIGHVDQNQKKNFLIVDAKTQTSVIESAFQDFTERKDVAILLINQHIAEKIRPTVDRYQAAFPALLEIPSKEHPYDPAKDSVLKRVQKLRGD